Part of the Actinomycetota bacterium genome is shown below.
ATTAGCCGGGAAGTACTATCCACAAATCCTTTACATTTGCTCTTGATGTCCTCGAGGAGTAACCGGTTTGCCTCCAGAAGGTCCTCTAACTTTCCCGTATCCTTCCACCAATCGTTGATGATATGGGGTTGCACATTATATCCACGATCTATTAGATATTGGATGGCATCGGTGATCTCAAATTCATTTCGCCAAGAAGGTTTGATATTATTCACCGCTTCGAAAATATGTTTATCGAACATGTAAACACCGACTAGGGCGAGATCGCTCGGTGGCTCCTTTGGTTTCTCTATCAAGCGAACCACTTTCCCATCTTTCAACTCTGCAACCCCAAAACGCTGGGGATCTTTCACCCTGGCAAGAAGGATTTGGGCATTGGGTTTTTCCCTCATGAACTCCTTTACCAGGGGAGTTATTCCCTCTTTGATTATGTTATCCCCCAGAAACATGACAAAGGGCTCGTCGCCGAGATAGCCTTCAGCTATTTTCACCGCATGAGCCAAACCCAAGGGTGCCTCCTGCTCGATGTAGGTTACTTTGACTCTCCAATCGCTTCCATCCCTGACTGCTGCTTTTATCTCATCCTTCGTGTATCCCACGATAATGCCAATATCCTCGATTCCAGCTTCCTTTATCGCCTCAATGGCGTAGAAAAGGACGGGTTTGTTGGCTACGGGTATGAGTTGCTTGGCACTGGTATGGGTTATGGGTCGGAGACGCGTCCCTTCCCCACCCGCTAATATAAGAGCTTTCACTTTCCTCTCACCCCACAATTCACTTCAATGTACATAATCTTTACCAATAATGATCACAATACAATCCGCCTGTCTGATGGTGGGCACGCTCGATTTAGATACAATTTTAGCTTGTTTGAAATGTTCCTTAACCACCAGAGCTTTTTGATATTGACCTGGACCATAATATATTACCGTATGCTCATAGTTAAAATTATCGGCATTTCCGACCTCCACTATCCTGAATCCCTTTGAAACCAACTTATCCCTCACTTTTTCAGCCAAACTTGAAACTCCACACCCGTTCAAAATTTTTATACCTATATTCTTTTGGGAAGAGCCGGCACTTTTCTCTTTAAATTCCTTGAG
Proteins encoded:
- a CDS encoding glucose-1-phosphate thymidylyltransferase; this translates as MKALILAGGEGTRLRPITHTSAKQLIPVANKPVLFYAIEAIKEAGIEDIGIIVGYTKDEIKAAVRDGSDWRVKVTYIEQEAPLGLAHAVKIAEGYLGDEPFVMFLGDNIIKEGITPLVKEFMREKPNAQILLARVKDPQRFGVAELKDGKVVRLIEKPKEPPSDLALVGVYMFDKHIFEAVNNIKPSWRNEFEITDAIQYLIDRGYNVQPHIINDWWKDTGKLEDLLEANRLLLEDIKSKCKGFVDSTSRLIGKVIIEEGAESINSTIRGPAIIGEKSKIVNSFIGPFTSIYYQVAIVNSEIEHSIVLEKSVISDIARIEDSLIGKNVEVSKSPLKPRAYRLMLGDSSKVGVL